TAAACCAGTGGCAGGAGAATTATTTTCTGCAAATGTAGTTAGAGATGGTATAGTTGTTGAATATCTAAATGCTGTGACTATACTCAGAAAATTAAAAGGTAAATTGGAGGGTACTTTAAATAGAGAATTATTGTATGCTGCTACAGCTATACCTCCAGGAATAAGTACAGGGAATACAAAAGTTATTCAAAATGTGGTAGAAGCAGCAGAATTTCAAGTAAGTAATGTAGTAGATGAGCCAACTGCGGCTTCTGAAGTTTTAAAAATAAAAAATGGTGCAGTGGTGGATGTAGGTGGTGGAACTACGGGAATATCCATATTACAAGATGGAGAAGTAGTGTATTCAGCAGATGAACCTACGGGAGGACATCATTTAAGTTTAGTTGTAGCTGGAGCACTTCAGATGGATTATGAAGCGGCGGAAAAATATAAAGTTGATATGAAAAATTATAATAGAGTGTTTACATTGGTAAGACCAGTAGTAGAAAAGATGGCAGATATAGTTGTTCAGCATATTAAGGGATTTAATGTAAATGAAATTTATCTGGTTGGAGGAACCTGTTGTCTAAAAGATATAGAAAAGATATTTGAAAAGTATACAGGTATAAAAACTATTAAACCACATGATCCCCTTTTAGTAACACCTATGGGAATTGCTATGAATGATACTAAATTCAGTTAGGAAATATTCTATAAAGTGCGGCTAGGGGTTAAATGACTTAAAAATAAGTGAGGTGAGTAAATGGATATTCAAGATTTACTAAGGCCTATAGTTACTCAAATTGTAAATATGTTAAACAAGAGAGCACTTTTGTTTATATCTGGAGGAGAAGTCAACTTAAAAGAAATATTTGAATCTCTTTCTTCCATGGGCATTATAAAATACGATATAGTTATGACAGAAAATGCCAAAAGTGTTATTCCAGAAAGTTACATTAGTAGTTTAAAAGGAAAGATGATAGAATCTAAAGAAGAATTGAGTGGTGCTTTAAAAGCAGATGATTTAATAGTAATACCTGTAATGACTAGAAACACATTGTCTAAGTGTGCGGTTGGAATACAAGATAACTTAGTTACTACGGGGATAGCAGAAGCTCTTATGATGGATAAAGAAATAATTGCAGTAACAGATAGTTTTGATCCAGAAAATCCTACAAATGTGTCTTTAGGACTTAATAAAAATAAAGCATATAATAAATTTATATTGAATTACAAGGATACTTTGAGTAGTTTAGGAATTAATTTTGTAGAAGGAAATAACTTGAAGAAAGCAATAGAAGAAAAATGTGTTCTTATAAATCACAGGACTGTACATGGTGAGGAAAAGAGTGAGCCTGTGAATAAAGAGAATATGGAAGATCTGATCAGTGCTATAGTAGAAAAACAAATAAATAGCAGACTCGGAAATATGAAGCCAGTAAACAATACTGTACAACAACAAGCAAGTAATACTGTAGAAAAAGTAAAAGACACACCAACAGTTTGTGAGATTCCAAAGGTATCTTCAGATACAAGTTCAAATGAACCAAAAGTAGTTGAAGACAAAGGAATGTTATCGGGGATTATAACAATGAAAGATATTATGCAAAATGCTCACGGGTGTAAAGAAATTAATGTAAAAGAAGGTGCTTTAATAACTCCTTTAGCAAAAGATTATATAAAAAATAATGATATAACTGTAAGGTATTGTTAATAGCTGAGAAATTTTAAGAAAAGGAGAATAAATATGTTTTTAGCTAAAGTAGTGGGAAACGTTGTTTCTACTCAAAAGCATGAAAAGCTCATAGGAAATAAACTTCTAATAGTTAAAAAACTAGATGAAAAAGAAAATATAATACAAACTGAACCTATGGTTGCTATAGATACAGTAGGTGCCGGCATTAACGAAATTGTTATTGTGGTTACAGGAAGTGGAGCAAGAAAAGCAAGCAATACTATAGATATACCAACAGATGCTTCAATTGTGGGGATTGTAGATTCCGTTGAGTGGAACGAAAGTTTGATTTAATGCATCCTTTTCAAAATAATGTTTTATATAGTTGATTTTAGTAAATATATTCTTAAATAACATTGTGTATGAGTAGAATATATATTACTTTATTTTTTAAAAGTGCTCTTTATTGTATTTACCCATTGTATTTGCAAGTGAAGGTTGTGTGATATTTTTATAATATTGTGGTGCTAATATAAGTAAAGGATTAACAGTTGTAAATTTCTTTACTGAACTTAGAAAATGAAGTATAATGTCATAATAGTAATATAAATATTGCAACACTTTAGAGGGAAGAGAGGTGTAATAGATGGATTTACTAAAAAAGATTAAAGATGCAGGTATTATAGGAGCTGGAGGAGCAGGATTTCCGACTCATGTAAAACTGAATACTAAAGTTGAATATTTCATAGTAAATGGTTTGGAATGTGAACCATTGCTGCAGTCAGATAAATATTTGATGAGAAATTACAGTGACGAAATAGTAGAGACAGTACAGAAAATAGGGGAAGCAATTGGAGCAGCACATGCTGTAATAGGCTTAAAAGCAGCTTACCATACTGAAATAGAAGCACTTAAAAAGTCCATAAACAAATTGAATTCAACAGTAGAGTTATTTTTAAGTGAAGCATTTTATCCTGCAGGTGATGAGCAAGTATTGGTTTATGAAGTAACAGGAAGGACAATACCACCAGGAGGAATACCTTCAAGCGTAGGAGCAGTGGTATCAAATGTAGGTACAGTAGTTAATATTGCTGATGCTATTAATGATAAACCGGTTACATATAAGTATGTAACTGTTATAGGAGAAGTAGGAAACCCTTCAATCATAAAAGTTCCAATAGGAACAAAAGTTATGGAATGTATAGACAAATGTGGGGGCACTACAGTAGATGACTATACAGTAATAATGGGTGGACCTATGATGGGAAAGAAGCTTTCAAAAGAGGAAGCAGAAGACACAGTTATTACAAAGACTAATGGAGGAATTATAGTAATTCCAAGGAACCATCTTATACAGCAAAAAGAATCAATATCAATAGATCACATGATAAACAAGGCAAAATCATCCTGTATACAATGTCATTATTGTACAGATATGTGTCCAAGATTCTTAATTGGACATCCATTGCATCCACACAAGGTAATGAGAGGCATAGCTTTGGCTGAAGGAAATGAAGCACTTAAAGAAGCAATAATATGCTGTCAATGTGGAGTGTGTGAAATGTTTGCATGTCCTATGGGATTGTCACCAAGGAGAATGAATGCATATGTTAAAGCACAGATGATGGCAAAGGGTATAAAATGGAAGAATGAAACAGACCAATTTGAAGGCAGAATAATGAGAGAAGAAAAGAGAATACCAACAGGTAGATTAATCGCAAGATTAAAAATGAGTAAATATAAAGGACAGTCAATTAAAGAGGGAGAAGAATTAGTCCCAGGACAGGTAAGTATTCCATTGAAGCAGGGACTTGGAGCACCATCTACAGCAATAGTTTCTGTAGGAGATGTAGTGGAAGTAGGACAGATGGTAGGTGCAATAGACGAAGGAAAAATGGGAACAAATGTGCACGCCAGCATTAAAGGCGAAGTTGTAGAAGTAAATGAAAATGTAGTCATAAAGGCTATATAAAAAGTTGAGGTGATATCATGGTAAGAACTATAGGAATGGTAGAGTTAAATAGTATAGCGAAAGGAATAAAAACAGCAGATGCCATGGTAAAGGCTGCAGAAGTAAAGCTGCTTTTATCAAAGACTGTTTGTCCAGGAAAATACATTATATTGATTACAGGAAATGTAGGAGCTGTTACAGCTTCAATAGAAGCGGGAGTAAGTATAGGAGGACAGCATGTAGTAGACAAGTTATTACTTCCAAATGTACATGAACAGGTAATTCCTGCAATAAATGAAGCAACAGGTGTTTCACAATTAAAAGACCTAGGAGTTATGGAGTTCTTCAGTATAGCAACAGGTATAGTTGCAGCAGATGCAGCAGCTAAATCAGCAGATGTACAGCTTATAGAAGTTAGAATGGGAGTTGGAGTAGGAGGAAAATCCTTCGTAACTTTAACAGGAGATGTAAGTGCAGTTAAGAATGCAGTAGAAGCTGGAGTTAATGTTTCACTTGAAACTGGAATGCTTGTAAATAGTGAAGTTATATCCGGACCAAGCAAAGATTTATTACAATATTTATTGTAAGTTTTAAATTTGTTAGAAATGCACCTTCTTATGCAGAAATGCTTTGGAGGGAAGTATATAATTAATAGTAAAAGTAATATAAATATTACGACATTTCAGGGGGAAGAGAGGTGTAATGATGGATTTACTAAAAAAAGTTAAAGATGCAGGTATTATAGGAGCTGGAGGAGCAGGATTTCCTACTCATGTAAAGCTGAATACCAAAGTTAAATATTTCATAGTAAATGCTTTAGAATGTGAGCCGCTATTACAGTCAGATAAATATTTGATGAGAAATCACAGTGATGAAATAGTAGGAGCAACAGAGATAATAGGAAAATCATTAGGGGCAGAAAAAATTGTAATAGGTTTAAAGAACGTTTATTATAATGAAATAGATGCACTTACAAATTCTATAAAGAAGTTAAATTCTTCAGTAGAACTGTTTTTAAACAGAAGTTTTTATCCTGCAGGGGATGAGCAGATACTGGTTTATGAAGTAACAGGGAAGACAATAGCACCAGGAGCAATACCTTCAACTGTAGGAGCAGTGGTATCAAATGTAGGTACAGTATTTAATGTATTTGAAGCTCTTAAGGATGAGCCCGTTACATACAAATATGTAACTGTTGTAGGAGAAGTGGCAAGTCCTGCCATAGTTAAAGTTCCTATAGGTACAAAAGTTACAGAATGTATAGAAAAATGCGGTGGAGCCACATTAGGCGACTACGTAGTAATAATGGGCGGACCTATGATGGGAAAGAAAATCTCAAAAGAGGAAGCAGAAAACACAGTTATTACAAAAACTAACGGGGGAATTATAGTAATTCCAAAGGATCATTATGTAGCTGCAAGAGAAAGACTTACTATAGAGGAAATGGTACACAGAGCAAAAGCAGCCTGTGAACAATGCCGTTATTGTACAGAATTATGTCCTAGATATCAAATTGGACATCCACTACACCCACATAAAATAATGAGAACTATGGCATTAGGGAGAAACGATGAAGAAGTTCTCAAGGAAGCAATAATGTGCTGCCAGTGTGGAGTATGTGAAATGTATGCATGTCCAAATGGGTTATCTCCAAGACGTATAAATGGATATGTAAAAGCTCAGTTTGGAGCTAAAGGTATAAAATGGAAGAATAAAACAGATGTATTCACAGGAGATCCTCAGAGAGAATTCAGAAAAGTTCCTACAGGTATGCTTATAACAAGACTTGGAATGAATAAGTATAAGGGACAACCATATAAAGAAAATGAAGAGTTGGTACCAGCACAGGTAAGTGTCCCTTTGAAACAGGGTATAGGTGCACCATCTAC
This window of the Clostridium kluyveri DSM 555 genome carries:
- a CDS encoding 4Fe-4S dicluster domain-containing protein translates to MDLLKKVKDAGIIGAGGAGFPTHVKLNTKVKYFIVNALECEPLLQSDKYLMRNHSDEIVGATEIIGKSLGAEKIVIGLKNVYYNEIDALTNSIKKLNSSVELFLNRSFYPAGDEQILVYEVTGKTIAPGAIPSTVGAVVSNVGTVFNVFEALKDEPVTYKYVTVVGEVASPAIVKVPIGTKVTECIEKCGGATLGDYVVIMGGPMMGKKISKEEAENTVITKTNGGIIVIPKDHYVAARERLTIEEMVHRAKAACEQCRYCTELCPRYQIGHPLHPHKIMRTMALGRNDEEVLKEAIMCCQCGVCEMYACPNGLSPRRINGYVKAQFGAKGIKWKNKTDVFTGDPQREFRKVPTGMLITRLGMNKYKGQPYKENEELVPAQVSVPLKQGIGAPSTAVVKVGDVVKKGQMIGAIDEGKMGTNVHASIDGTVVEVNENVVIKAI
- a CDS encoding 4Fe-4S dicluster domain-containing protein, yielding MDLLKKIKDAGIIGAGGAGFPTHVKLNTKVEYFIVNGLECEPLLQSDKYLMRNYSDEIVETVQKIGEAIGAAHAVIGLKAAYHTEIEALKKSINKLNSTVELFLSEAFYPAGDEQVLVYEVTGRTIPPGGIPSSVGAVVSNVGTVVNIADAINDKPVTYKYVTVIGEVGNPSIIKVPIGTKVMECIDKCGGTTVDDYTVIMGGPMMGKKLSKEEAEDTVITKTNGGIIVIPRNHLIQQKESISIDHMINKAKSSCIQCHYCTDMCPRFLIGHPLHPHKVMRGIALAEGNEALKEAIICCQCGVCEMFACPMGLSPRRMNAYVKAQMMAKGIKWKNETDQFEGRIMREEKRIPTGRLIARLKMSKYKGQSIKEGEELVPGQVSIPLKQGLGAPSTAIVSVGDVVEVGQMVGAIDEGKMGTNVHASIKGEVVEVNENVVIKAI
- a CDS encoding EutN/CcmL family microcompartment protein encodes the protein MFLAKVVGNVVSTQKHEKLIGNKLLIVKKLDEKENIIQTEPMVAIDTVGAGINEIVIVVTGSGARKASNTIDIPTDASIVGIVDSVEWNESLI
- a CDS encoding BMC domain-containing protein codes for the protein MVRTIGMVELNSIAKGIKTADAMVKAAEVKLLLSKTVCPGKYIILITGNVGAVTASIEAGVSIGGQHVVDKLLLPNVHEQVIPAINEATGVSQLKDLGVMEFFSIATGIVAADAAAKSADVQLIEVRMGVGVGGKSFVTLTGDVSAVKNAVEAGVNVSLETGMLVNSEVISGPSKDLLQYLL
- the eutJ gene encoding ethanolamine utilization protein EutJ, translated to MARKLSRILLGVNDPPKKSSKRDVPKETPKEVSEETPKQNSKEVSKEKSVPKKPAKKSILDDANAFIMDMEKVMKKPRAVGKDDKLKVGVDLGTSNIVVAVLDEKNKPVAGELFSANVVRDGIVVEYLNAVTILRKLKGKLEGTLNRELLYAATAIPPGISTGNTKVIQNVVEAAEFQVSNVVDEPTAASEVLKIKNGAVVDVGGGTTGISILQDGEVVYSADEPTGGHHLSLVVAGALQMDYEAAEKYKVDMKNYNRVFTLVRPVVEKMADIVVQHIKGFNVNEIYLVGGTCCLKDIEKIFEKYTGIKTIKPHDPLLVTPMGIAMNDTKFS
- a CDS encoding flavoprotein gives rise to the protein MDIQDLLRPIVTQIVNMLNKRALLFISGGEVNLKEIFESLSSMGIIKYDIVMTENAKSVIPESYISSLKGKMIESKEELSGALKADDLIVIPVMTRNTLSKCAVGIQDNLVTTGIAEALMMDKEIIAVTDSFDPENPTNVSLGLNKNKAYNKFILNYKDTLSSLGINFVEGNNLKKAIEEKCVLINHRTVHGEEKSEPVNKENMEDLISAIVEKQINSRLGNMKPVNNTVQQQASNTVEKVKDTPTVCEIPKVSSDTSSNEPKVVEDKGMLSGIITMKDIMQNAHGCKEINVKEGALITPLAKDYIKNNDITVRYC